From a single Methylacidiphilum kamchatkense Kam1 genomic region:
- a CDS encoding homoserine dehydrogenase, with amino-acid sequence MKAFNVGLIGLGNVGSRVWHNLLTHKKLLAEKSGKIIEIKRVALRSLQKGYNLGIPKEILTTDWQDIVNDPEIEAVVELIGGIDISYEIITSALKKGKDVVTANKALLANHGQQIANLAFEQKRRILFEASVAGGIPLLQAIQDGLVANRFLMIAGIVNGTCNYILTEMTSQKSSYAEALKKAKELGYAEANEKLDVSGEDSAHKAAILCALSYRFWPKVEEIYTAGIESVDPMDIQYAADLGYVLKLLAIIKKHPHSKKVEIRVHPTLLKKDHILSSVSGAFNAVIVKGDIVGDQLFYGRGAGGDPTASAVLSDLVELARYPSDAYHARIFFSSTESEYKIMPISEIISRYYVRLNVVDKPGVLASIAQILGRKNIGISSVVQPEVSNLSQGVPLIIMVHDAKEKDFTEACAEMSKLPFLKGNPVIYRVEDFHAQSE; translated from the coding sequence ATGAAAGCTTTTAATGTCGGATTGATTGGCCTAGGTAACGTTGGCTCTCGTGTATGGCATAACCTATTAACCCACAAAAAATTATTAGCAGAAAAATCAGGGAAAATTATTGAAATCAAGAGGGTTGCCCTCCGTTCGCTCCAAAAAGGATATAACTTAGGCATCCCTAAAGAGATCCTGACGACTGATTGGCAAGATATTGTCAACGATCCGGAGATTGAAGCGGTAGTAGAGTTAATCGGTGGGATTGATATTTCTTATGAAATTATTACAAGTGCCTTAAAAAAAGGAAAGGATGTCGTAACCGCTAACAAGGCCCTTCTGGCAAACCATGGGCAGCAGATAGCCAACCTTGCTTTTGAACAAAAAAGAAGGATTCTTTTTGAAGCCAGTGTAGCTGGAGGCATTCCTCTTCTACAGGCTATTCAAGATGGACTGGTAGCGAACCGATTTCTGATGATTGCTGGGATCGTCAATGGCACTTGCAATTATATTCTCACCGAGATGACAAGCCAGAAAAGTTCTTATGCTGAGGCTCTCAAGAAAGCCAAAGAACTTGGCTATGCGGAAGCAAATGAAAAACTAGATGTGAGCGGTGAAGACAGTGCGCATAAAGCAGCTATCCTCTGTGCCCTCTCCTATAGGTTCTGGCCTAAAGTCGAAGAAATTTATACAGCCGGTATTGAATCTGTGGATCCCATGGATATCCAGTATGCGGCGGATCTGGGATATGTTTTAAAACTGCTGGCCATTATAAAAAAACATCCCCATTCGAAAAAGGTTGAAATTCGGGTACATCCAACCTTACTTAAAAAAGATCATATTCTTAGTTCGGTTTCTGGAGCATTCAATGCCGTCATTGTGAAAGGAGATATAGTGGGCGATCAGTTATTCTATGGAAGGGGAGCAGGTGGGGATCCCACAGCCAGCGCCGTACTGAGCGATCTGGTAGAACTTGCAAGATATCCTTCGGATGCCTATCATGCAAGGATTTTCTTTTCCAGCACTGAGAGCGAATATAAGATTATGCCTATTTCGGAAATTATTTCCAGGTATTATGTCAGGCTTAATGTCGTCGATAAACCAGGGGTACTGGCGTCTATCGCTCAAATCCTTGGACGAAAGAATATTGGCATATCCTCTGTCGTTCAACCAGAGGTCTCAAACCTTTCCCAAGGCGTACCTCTTATTATCATGGTCCATGATGCCAAAGAAAAAGACTTTACAGAGGCTTGTGCCGAGATGTCTAAACTTCCTTTTCTTAAGGGAAACCCAGTGATATATAGAGTAGAGGATTTTCATGCTCAAAGTGAATAA
- the bamA gene encoding outer membrane protein assembly factor BamA, whose amino-acid sequence MRTTVGQPYSATTIEEDVRNLYATGLFTNLRITTETVAEGVKVIVIVQPKPLVKEVTIQGAKQIPVERIRKQVKTKIGDPLSEFQVSADAEKIREYYQNHGFGNAQVTYKIDVNEEFGRAIVSFSISEGEKQFIVMVNFVGNKAFSNAELQKQLKTKKKNILSFVNKSGIFKEDQLQEDLRKLKEFYQDHGYIDMQIKDVKISTPEKEKMVVTISIFEGIQYKVGTIQFQGNVIYPNSDLLDSIKMKEGSVFSPKGLDDDIKAIRDLYGKQGYIDAEIKPERLANIENGRIDLLFKISEGSQAYIDKIIIQGNNQTKDKVIRRELAVTPGDVYDSVRVEASKKRLENLGYFEKVEINPQDTNVPNRKNMVISVQEKRTGNVTFGLGYSTIESLLGFVELNQGNFDIANPPSFTGAGQKFRFRLQLGIFMESAMLSFTEPWFMDQPLMVGFDLFFNQLTYLQFYNGFNETQYGLDLRLAKRLNQWFTLSTRYDFNVYDLWGYLPEVENIPVFAQNRGSRTQSDITMDLIYDSRDSVFVTRHGTFLDFNILGAGGPLLGQTDIYRLQLDISHFENFPLWDIIMWNHLTTGFVQQYGKSSFVPLFDSYFVGGPRSLRGFDYNLVGPNYLPLDFPIGGQTMAVWNLEFTFPVVDRVRFAVFNDMGFNAGSLIGPNQYVPTPFVAGQGINIDADYGFGLRLFLPIGPLRLDYGIPYLRQSWLNKTGRFYFDVGYSF is encoded by the coding sequence ATGCGCACAACGGTGGGACAACCCTATTCGGCAACAACCATCGAAGAAGATGTCAGAAATCTTTATGCCACTGGTCTCTTTACCAATTTGAGGATTACCACCGAAACAGTAGCCGAAGGAGTCAAGGTCATCGTTATCGTTCAACCTAAACCCCTAGTGAAAGAAGTCACCATTCAAGGAGCAAAACAAATCCCAGTAGAAAGGATCAGAAAACAAGTTAAAACAAAGATTGGGGATCCTTTAAGTGAGTTTCAAGTCTCAGCCGATGCTGAAAAAATCCGGGAGTATTATCAAAATCATGGATTTGGCAATGCTCAGGTGACTTATAAAATAGATGTCAACGAAGAATTTGGCCGTGCCATCGTCAGCTTTTCCATTTCCGAAGGAGAAAAGCAGTTTATCGTTATGGTTAATTTTGTTGGGAATAAAGCTTTCAGCAATGCCGAACTACAAAAACAGCTCAAAACGAAAAAAAAGAACATTCTGTCTTTTGTTAATAAATCAGGGATTTTTAAAGAAGACCAACTACAGGAAGACCTAAGAAAGCTCAAAGAATTTTACCAGGATCACGGCTATATCGATATGCAAATAAAAGATGTCAAAATTTCTACCCCAGAAAAAGAAAAAATGGTGGTAACCATCAGCATTTTTGAAGGCATCCAATACAAAGTGGGAACCATACAATTTCAAGGAAATGTCATTTATCCTAATTCGGATCTACTCGACAGCATCAAAATGAAAGAAGGCAGCGTCTTTTCTCCAAAAGGACTAGATGATGACATTAAAGCGATTCGTGATCTCTATGGCAAGCAAGGATATATTGATGCCGAAATAAAACCCGAACGACTAGCCAATATAGAAAATGGTAGGATTGATTTGCTTTTTAAAATCTCTGAAGGAAGCCAGGCCTACATAGATAAAATTATTATTCAGGGGAACAATCAGACCAAAGACAAGGTCATCCGCAGAGAGCTTGCCGTCACTCCAGGAGATGTGTATGACAGCGTTCGGGTGGAGGCAAGCAAGAAAAGATTAGAAAACCTCGGCTACTTTGAAAAAGTGGAAATAAATCCCCAAGACACCAACGTTCCCAACCGGAAAAACATGGTTATTTCTGTCCAGGAAAAAAGAACAGGAAATGTGACTTTTGGACTTGGATACAGCACCATTGAGAGCCTGCTTGGTTTTGTCGAGCTAAACCAAGGGAATTTTGACATCGCTAATCCCCCTTCCTTTACGGGTGCCGGTCAGAAATTCCGGTTTCGGTTGCAGCTAGGCATTTTTATGGAAAGTGCCATGCTTTCTTTCACTGAGCCGTGGTTTATGGATCAACCACTTATGGTTGGTTTCGATCTGTTTTTCAACCAACTTACCTATCTGCAGTTTTATAACGGCTTTAACGAAACCCAGTATGGCTTAGACTTGCGCTTGGCCAAACGACTCAATCAATGGTTTACCCTGTCGACCCGCTACGATTTTAATGTCTATGATCTGTGGGGCTACCTCCCAGAGGTAGAGAACATTCCCGTTTTTGCTCAGAACAGAGGATCGAGAACACAAAGCGATATCACCATGGATTTGATTTACGATAGCAGAGATAGCGTCTTTGTCACCAGACATGGTACCTTCCTGGATTTCAATATCTTAGGCGCTGGGGGGCCACTCCTAGGCCAAACAGACATTTACAGACTACAATTGGATATATCCCATTTTGAAAATTTCCCTCTATGGGATATTATCATGTGGAATCATCTCACTACAGGATTTGTCCAACAGTATGGGAAAAGCAGTTTCGTGCCCCTTTTTGATAGTTATTTTGTAGGTGGCCCTCGGTCATTGCGAGGATTCGATTATAATCTAGTCGGTCCTAATTACCTGCCTTTGGATTTCCCCATCGGGGGCCAAACCATGGCGGTTTGGAACTTAGAGTTTACTTTCCCTGTAGTCGATCGAGTCAGATTTGCGGTTTTCAATGATATGGGCTTTAATGCTGGATCCCTGATTGGACCCAATCAATATGTCCCTACTCCCTTTGTTGCTGGCCAAGGAATTAATATCGATGCCGATTATGGTTTTGGTTTAAGATTGTTTTTACCTATTGGCCCCCTACGATTGGACTATGGTATTCCTTATTTGAGACAGAGTTGGTTGAATAAAACGGGAAGGTTTTATTTTGATGTCGGCTATTCCTTTTAA
- the thrC gene encoding threonine synthase, which translates to MLKVNNERSWQGIIKQYRDRLPVCANCPDITLLEGNTPLIPSTKLPQLFGKGLKVYFKYEGLNPTASFKDRGMVVAITKALEQNKRTVICASTGNTAASAAAYAARADLKCFVFLPRGKIALGKLSQAVMHGAEIVEIDGSFDDTMRMVIKLAALRPEIELVNSVNPSRIEGQKTAAFEICDALGDAPDIHILPVGNAGNITAYWKGYKEYHESKLSSKLPQMLGFQAEGAAPIVKGKIIENPTTIASAIRIGNPASWKKAVAAARESSGKIDSVTDSEIIEAYKFLATKEGIFVEPASAVSLAGFLKICKENTLAKNTTVVMTLTGHGLKDPAFSESFFSSFPHHQIPPSIDKALEILENAKKRN; encoded by the coding sequence ATGCTCAAAGTGAATAATGAAAGATCATGGCAGGGAATAATTAAGCAGTACCGGGATCGCCTTCCCGTATGCGCTAATTGCCCAGATATTACCCTTCTCGAAGGCAATACCCCCTTAATCCCTTCAACAAAACTTCCCCAGCTTTTTGGGAAAGGATTGAAAGTCTATTTTAAGTATGAAGGCCTCAATCCTACCGCCTCTTTTAAAGACCGAGGGATGGTGGTTGCCATCACCAAGGCTTTGGAACAAAATAAAAGAACGGTTATCTGCGCTAGCACCGGCAACACCGCCGCTTCAGCAGCCGCTTATGCGGCAAGAGCTGATTTAAAATGCTTTGTCTTTCTTCCACGTGGAAAGATCGCTTTAGGAAAACTCTCGCAGGCCGTTATGCATGGAGCAGAGATCGTGGAGATTGATGGATCCTTCGATGATACCATGCGAATGGTTATCAAACTAGCCGCGCTTAGACCGGAGATTGAACTAGTTAATTCCGTCAATCCAAGTCGGATTGAAGGACAAAAAACAGCAGCTTTTGAAATTTGTGATGCCTTAGGCGATGCTCCAGACATTCATATTCTGCCTGTAGGAAACGCCGGGAACATTACCGCCTATTGGAAAGGCTATAAAGAATATCATGAAAGCAAGCTTTCAAGCAAACTGCCTCAGATGCTCGGATTTCAAGCAGAAGGTGCGGCTCCTATTGTGAAAGGCAAAATCATAGAAAATCCAACGACGATTGCATCAGCTATACGAATCGGTAATCCAGCAAGTTGGAAAAAAGCTGTAGCAGCAGCCAGAGAATCCTCTGGAAAAATTGATTCCGTCACGGATTCTGAAATCATTGAAGCCTATAAGTTTCTGGCTACCAAAGAAGGCATTTTTGTCGAACCTGCCTCCGCTGTATCGCTTGCTGGTTTTTTGAAAATCTGTAAAGAAAATACCCTTGCTAAGAATACGACTGTGGTGATGACCCTCACAGGGCATGGCCTCAAAGACCCAGCTTTCTCTGAATCTTTCTTTAGTTCCTTCCCACACCACCAGATCCCTCCTTCGATTGATAAAGCCTTAGAAATTCTAGAAAATGCAAAAAAAAGAAACTAA
- the pth gene encoding aminoacyl-tRNA hydrolase: MVVGLGNPGKEYEDTRHNIGWKVVEELVKKERLSFVIDKKSLAKVALKEDLCFLLPLSYMNLSGKAVGAFLKKWKCDPKEILVLLDDISLPLGKLRFRFKGSSGGHKGLQSLIDELHSEEIPRLRLGIGPLPEGEELVHYVLKPFKEEEKEKVKEMILKAIDFFDCLQKEGVEIALNKFSS; this comes from the coding sequence ATGGTGGTAGGGCTTGGAAATCCCGGAAAGGAATACGAGGATACCAGGCATAATATAGGGTGGAAAGTCGTAGAGGAGCTGGTAAAAAAAGAACGGCTTTCATTCGTTATAGATAAAAAGAGCTTGGCTAAAGTAGCTTTAAAAGAAGATCTTTGCTTTCTGCTCCCTCTAAGCTATATGAATTTGAGCGGTAAAGCCGTTGGAGCTTTTCTAAAAAAATGGAAATGCGATCCAAAAGAAATATTAGTTCTTCTCGACGATATTTCTTTACCTTTGGGAAAACTGCGATTTCGGTTTAAAGGCTCTTCTGGGGGGCATAAAGGATTGCAGTCTTTGATTGACGAACTGCATTCTGAAGAGATTCCAAGACTGCGTTTGGGCATAGGGCCCTTACCTGAAGGGGAAGAACTGGTTCATTATGTCTTGAAGCCTTTTAAGGAAGAAGAAAAGGAAAAAGTTAAGGAGATGATCCTAAAAGCAATAGATTTTTTTGATTGTTTACAAAAGGAAGGAGTTGAAATTGCCTTGAACAAATTTAGTTCGTAG
- a CDS encoding 50S ribosomal protein L25 yields MAQSITLKANIRKAVGKSAVKKLRANGRIPAILYGKKSNLPLEIPATELRDLFHGKRVEKVLLNLEIIDTEEKKSTLAFLQEIQIHPITDKLIHLDLHELSSDEKLHAEIDLVFVGEPQALKSGTANLDISLRRLKISCFPKDLPNAIPVSIEQLKMGESLHVADIPLPPGVECLNPKNQVVLSLVATKGEEEIEAPAGEAAEPEVIKEKKPKAEESKGE; encoded by the coding sequence ATGGCACAATCTATTACATTAAAGGCTAACATAAGGAAAGCCGTCGGCAAGTCCGCTGTCAAAAAACTCAGAGCCAATGGACGGATCCCAGCTATTCTTTACGGAAAGAAATCCAATCTTCCTCTTGAGATCCCAGCAACAGAACTCAGAGACCTTTTTCATGGCAAAAGAGTGGAAAAAGTGCTTTTAAACCTAGAAATCATAGATACCGAAGAGAAAAAATCGACTCTGGCATTTCTTCAAGAAATCCAAATCCATCCGATTACCGATAAACTCATCCATTTGGATCTCCACGAGCTATCTTCGGATGAAAAGCTGCACGCAGAAATTGACCTTGTTTTTGTTGGAGAACCCCAAGCGTTAAAATCCGGCACTGCCAATCTAGATATTTCGCTGCGAAGACTCAAAATAAGCTGTTTTCCTAAAGATCTTCCCAATGCCATCCCGGTTTCTATAGAACAGTTGAAAATGGGGGAATCGCTTCACGTGGCGGATATTCCTTTGCCACCAGGAGTGGAGTGCCTCAATCCCAAAAATCAAGTGGTCCTCTCTTTGGTGGCAACTAAAGGAGAAGAAGAAATTGAAGCCCCGGCTGGAGAAGCTGCTGAACCGGAAGTCATTAAGGAAAAGAAGCCAAAAGCTGAAGAATCAAAAGGAGAATAA
- a CDS encoding single-stranded DNA-binding protein, with protein sequence MADLNKVYLMGNLTRDPECRYTPKGTPVGDISLAINSSYRAQDGQVKDEVCFVEVVIWGRQAETCKEFLQKGSLVFVEGRLQMEQWETKEGEKRTRMRVRADRIQFLGKTKGTGSNAAGSESSPSKAETTISPPEEQQINEDDVPF encoded by the coding sequence ATGGCTGATTTAAATAAGGTTTACCTCATGGGAAATTTGACTAGGGATCCTGAATGTCGTTACACTCCCAAAGGGACCCCCGTAGGGGATATTTCTCTTGCGATTAACAGTTCGTATCGGGCCCAAGATGGCCAGGTAAAAGATGAAGTTTGTTTTGTAGAAGTTGTGATATGGGGTAGACAGGCAGAAACCTGTAAAGAATTCCTTCAAAAGGGCTCTTTGGTATTTGTCGAAGGAAGGTTGCAGATGGAGCAGTGGGAAACCAAGGAAGGAGAAAAAAGGACTCGGATGCGAGTCAGAGCCGATAGAATTCAGTTTTTGGGAAAGACTAAAGGAACGGGAAGTAATGCGGCAGGATCAGAATCTTCTCCTTCCAAAGCCGAAACGACCATTTCTCCCCCTGAAGAACAACAAATTAATGAAGATGATGTTCCCTTTTAG
- the lpxD gene encoding UDP-3-O-(3-hydroxymyristoyl)glucosamine N-acyltransferase has translation MVSYSVGQLAELVGGIIEGDPELKITGVSDIFDATKGQITFLSNPRYESAVEKTKASAIVVSKNYKGSAPATLIRVESPSLAFSAIISLFCPKPVAYAPGIHPTAILGKEVEIGKEVSIQPYAVIEDGVKIGDRVTIGAFVFIGKESVIGDDSFLYPHVTVRERTVLGKRVILHSGVVVGSDGFGYERKNGKHEKIPQVGIVQIDDDVEIGANTTIDRGRFGKTWIQEGSKIDNLVQIAHNVVIGKHSIIAAQTGISGSTSLGNQVTLAGQVGIAGHIHIGEGATITAQSGVTKDVPPYSVLSGRHARPIQLTHKLEVLYNRLPEIWERLKKLEKQLGREAKPSEADQDLSTE, from the coding sequence GTGGTCTCTTATTCAGTTGGACAGTTAGCCGAGCTTGTTGGAGGCATTATTGAAGGAGATCCGGAGTTAAAGATTACAGGTGTCTCCGACATTTTTGATGCTACCAAAGGTCAAATCACCTTTTTAAGTAATCCAAGATATGAATCGGCCGTTGAAAAAACGAAAGCTTCGGCCATCGTTGTTTCAAAAAATTATAAGGGTTCAGCCCCTGCAACATTGATTCGGGTAGAATCCCCTTCCCTTGCCTTTTCAGCGATCATTTCCCTTTTCTGTCCAAAGCCTGTTGCCTATGCACCTGGCATCCATCCCACAGCCATTCTAGGCAAGGAGGTAGAAATCGGCAAGGAGGTAAGTATCCAACCCTATGCTGTGATCGAAGATGGCGTCAAGATAGGCGATAGGGTAACCATAGGGGCCTTCGTTTTTATTGGCAAAGAAAGTGTTATTGGAGACGATTCTTTTCTCTATCCTCATGTGACAGTACGAGAAAGAACGGTGCTGGGCAAAAGGGTGATTCTGCATTCAGGAGTCGTTGTCGGATCCGATGGATTTGGATATGAAAGAAAAAATGGAAAGCATGAAAAAATTCCACAAGTTGGGATAGTCCAAATCGACGATGATGTGGAAATTGGAGCCAATACTACGATCGATCGAGGCAGATTTGGGAAAACCTGGATTCAAGAAGGCTCTAAAATCGACAATCTTGTGCAGATTGCGCATAATGTCGTGATTGGCAAACATTCGATTATTGCCGCTCAGACAGGGATTTCTGGCAGTACTTCTCTCGGCAATCAAGTGACATTGGCTGGCCAAGTCGGCATCGCTGGGCATATTCATATTGGCGAGGGAGCCACCATCACGGCCCAATCTGGAGTAACCAAAGATGTCCCGCCTTATTCTGTTCTTTCAGGCCGTCATGCGCGACCAATACAGCTTACCCACAAACTAGAAGTTCTCTATAATCGGCTTCCTGAAATCTGGGAAAGACTCAAGAAATTGGAAAAACAACTGGGGAGGGAAGCCAAGCCCTCTGAGGCTGATCAAGACCTCTCAACCGAATAG
- a CDS encoding OmpH family outer membrane protein, which translates to MKPFIYLTTILCALSITSGYSQQVLKIGVVDLQKAFNDFYKTKEADAEMKSKVAAFEKERQEMANDLNKVGEEAKKMHDAAQDKTLSEAARAEKQKAFEAKAQDFQAMQRKFQEFQYVRTKELEDRSQRIRQNIIDDITKAILEISSREKFTLVFDKSGKSLSGTNVLLYCQDVKDITDEVIRTINATKPQPKAASTSP; encoded by the coding sequence ATGAAACCATTTATCTATCTTACTACTATTCTATGTGCTTTATCCATTACATCTGGGTATTCTCAACAGGTATTGAAAATTGGCGTTGTTGATCTTCAAAAAGCTTTCAATGATTTTTATAAAACCAAAGAAGCCGATGCCGAAATGAAATCCAAAGTGGCTGCCTTCGAAAAGGAGCGGCAAGAAATGGCCAATGACTTAAACAAGGTTGGAGAAGAGGCCAAAAAAATGCACGATGCAGCTCAGGATAAGACTCTTTCTGAAGCGGCTCGGGCTGAAAAACAGAAGGCTTTCGAAGCAAAAGCTCAAGATTTCCAAGCCATGCAAAGGAAATTCCAAGAATTTCAATATGTCCGAACAAAGGAACTAGAAGACCGTTCCCAAAGGATCCGTCAAAACATTATCGATGATATCACCAAAGCGATTTTAGAAATCAGTAGCCGCGAAAAATTTACGCTCGTTTTTGATAAATCAGGTAAAAGCCTTAGTGGCACCAATGTCTTACTGTATTGTCAAGACGTTAAGGATATTACCGATGAAGTCATTCGAACAATAAATGCGACCAAACCTCAGCCAAAGGCTGCCTCTACATCTCCATGA
- the rpsF gene encoding 30S ribosomal protein S6 has product MNRTYDALYILDIQGKEEAIKELIEQIEKTITTLGGKILNIQKMDRRKFERVAGKIDSGYYVNFGFEIPPHSLKELEAKLRINPAIYRQFYVKREPSRITIQKNDVETLLT; this is encoded by the coding sequence ATGAATAGAACATATGATGCTTTATATATTCTCGATATCCAAGGGAAAGAAGAAGCGATCAAAGAACTTATCGAGCAGATTGAAAAAACGATAACGACTCTAGGAGGAAAGATCCTCAATATCCAAAAAATGGACAGAAGAAAATTTGAAAGGGTCGCTGGAAAAATTGATTCGGGTTATTACGTAAACTTCGGATTTGAAATACCTCCTCATTCTTTAAAAGAACTCGAAGCAAAATTAAGAATTAATCCTGCGATTTACAGACAATTTTACGTGAAAAGAGAACCGAGTCGTATTACTATTCAAAAGAATGATGTAGAGACGCTCTTGACTTAA
- a CDS encoding SH3 domain-containing protein, producing the protein MGRWISKIKKWNWPLILLPIMAFTFLSCSSTIGGYEYNLVTKEKTPFYTQGPGEEVPDSYLEKGTRLKLLGSTGEGFVRVETTRGKKGFVPVSYLEKQDAYYGAPSSSFGPNW; encoded by the coding sequence ATGGGAAGGTGGATTTCGAAAATAAAAAAATGGAACTGGCCTCTAATCCTTCTGCCTATTATGGCATTTACTTTCCTCTCTTGTTCCTCGACCATTGGAGGGTATGAATATAATTTAGTGACTAAGGAAAAGACTCCTTTTTATACTCAAGGGCCCGGAGAAGAAGTGCCCGATAGTTATCTAGAAAAAGGGACACGGTTAAAACTGCTTGGCTCCACAGGCGAAGGGTTCGTTCGGGTAGAAACCACGCGGGGCAAAAAAGGATTTGTTCCTGTATCCTATCTTGAAAAGCAAGATGCTTATTATGGCGCTCCTTCAAGCAGTTTTGGTCCAAATTGGTAA
- the rplI gene encoding 50S ribosomal protein L9, translating into MNIEVILNKKLDKVGAEGDLVTVKAGYARNYLIPKGLATLATSATKLQVERLKKIRAEREEKEKEAALELASKIGSLRLTFNLIGEEKTKKVFGAVTSQDICEKLAQEGIEIDRKKISLERPLKESGLHVVPVHVHQEVLAQLQVELVFPKKETETETTASQEKKNDKKKKNKKGAQTKKTQTKKGETSSST; encoded by the coding sequence ATGAATATAGAGGTCATTCTCAATAAAAAACTTGATAAAGTTGGTGCTGAAGGAGATCTAGTAACAGTCAAAGCTGGATATGCCAGGAATTATTTGATTCCTAAAGGATTGGCTACCCTGGCCACCTCGGCCACAAAATTGCAAGTCGAGCGGCTCAAAAAAATTCGAGCTGAAAGAGAAGAGAAGGAAAAAGAAGCGGCTTTGGAACTAGCTTCAAAAATTGGCTCTCTCCGACTGACCTTTAATCTGATTGGCGAAGAAAAAACCAAGAAAGTCTTCGGTGCCGTCACTTCTCAAGACATCTGTGAGAAGCTTGCCCAAGAGGGAATCGAGATAGACCGGAAAAAAATTTCTCTCGAAAGACCGCTTAAGGAATCTGGATTGCATGTTGTACCCGTTCATGTTCATCAAGAAGTTTTAGCTCAACTTCAGGTGGAGTTGGTCTTCCCAAAGAAAGAAACCGAAACGGAAACAACTGCTAGCCAAGAGAAAAAAAACGACAAAAAAAAGAAAAATAAAAAGGGAGCTCAAACAAAAAAGACTCAAACTAAGAAAGGTGAAACTTCTTCTTCCACATAG